In Cyclopterus lumpus isolate fCycLum1 chromosome 9, fCycLum1.pri, whole genome shotgun sequence, a single genomic region encodes these proteins:
- the LOC117735782 gene encoding endophilin-B2-like isoform X6, producing the protein MDFNVKKLASGAGVFFTRAVQFTEEKFGQAEKTELDAHFENLLSRADCTKLWTEKIYRQTEALLQPNPIDHTGARIEEFLYEKLDRKVPSRITNGELLGQYMQDAAKEFGPGTPYGSTLIEVGECERRLGAAEREFLQTSAISFLTPLRNFLEGDWRTISKERRLLENLRLDLDACKTRLKKAKVAEAKAGMAPDFQETRPRNYVLSASASAAEHELRVAQTEFDRQAEVTRLLLEGISSTHVNHLRCLHEFVEAQAAYHKQCHFHMQELQKELGRLPNAFALNATHTIATTGSATEGLSSPVETDTLKIEEVQAPATGTRKAKVLYDYDAADSSELSLLADEDTNPSLLSESPACTLLLFLTPGRLITVYTVPGMDSDWLIGERGNQKGKVPVTYLELLS; encoded by the exons ATGGATTTCAACGTGAAGAAGTTAGCCTCCGGTGCTGGAGTATTTTTCACCCGAGCTGTCCAG ttcaCAGAGGAGAAGTTTGGCCAGGCGGAGAAGACGGAGCTGGACGCTCACTTTGAGAACCTGCTGAGCCGCGCAGACTGCACCAAACTGTGGACTGAGAAGATCTACCGCCAGACGGAGGCCCTGCTGCAGCCCAACCCAA TTGATCATACTG GTGCCAGAATTGAAGAGTTTCTCTATGAAAAGTTGGACAGGAAGGTACCATCCAGAATTACCAATGGAGAGCTGCTGGGTCAATATATGCAGGATGCAGCAAAGGAGTTTGGTCCTGGAACTCCATATG GGAGTACTTTGATCGAGGTGGGGGAATGTGAGAGAAGATTAGGAGCAGCAGAGCGGGAGTTCCTCCAGACCTCAGCTATCAGCTTTCTCACCCCACTCAGGAATTTTCTGGAAGGAGACTGGAGGACCATTTCA AAAGAAAGACGTCTTCTGGAGAATCTTCGCTTGGATCTGGATGCCTGTAAAACCCGTCTGAAGAAGGCCAAGGTGGCTGAGGCCAAGGCTGGG ATGGCACCAGATTTTCAGGAGACCAGACCCCGCAACTATGTGCTTTCTGCCAGTGCCTCTGCG GCTGAACATGAGCTCCGGGTGGCTCAAACCGAGTTCGACCGCCAAGCAGAGGTCACCCGGCTGCTTTTGGAGGGCATCAGTAGTACACAT GTGAACCACTTGCGCTGCCTGCATGAGTTTGTGGAGGCCCAAGCCGCTTATCATAAGCAGTGTCATTTCCACATGCAAGAACTACAGAAAGAGCTGGGAAG GCTTCCCAATGCATTTGCACTGAACGCCACTCACACTATAGCCACCACGGGCTCTGCAACAGAAGGCCTCAGCAGCCCTGTGGAGACAGACACACTGAAGATTGAGGAAGTTCAGGCACCAGCTACAGGAACCCGCAAGGCCAAAGTCCTTTACGATTACGATGCTGCTGACTCCAGTGAGCTCTCACTTTTAGCTGATGAG GACACAAACCCCAGTCTGCTGAGTGAAAGCCCTGCATGCACTCTGTTGCTCTTTCTGACACCAGGGCGG CTCATTACAGTTTACACAGTGCCGGGAATGGACTCTGACTGGCTGattggagagagagggaaccaAAAAGGAAAAGTGCCTGTCACATACCTGGAGCTTCTCAGCtaa
- the LOC117735782 gene encoding endophilin-B2-like isoform X1 yields the protein MDFNVKKLASGAGVFFTRAVQFTEEKFGQAEKTELDAHFENLLSRADCTKLWTEKIYRQTEALLQPNPIDHTGARIEEFLYEKLDRKVPSRITNGELLGQYMQDAAKEFGPGTPYGSTLIEVGECERRLGAAEREFLQTSAISFLTPLRNFLEGDWRTISKERRLLENLRLDLDACKTRLKKAKVAEAKAGCDGEMAPDFQETRPRNYVLSASASALWSEEVDKAEHELRVAQTEFDRQAEVTRLLLEGISSTHVNHLRCLHEFVEAQAAYHKQCHFHMQELQKELGRLPNAFALNATHTIATTGSATEGLSSPVETDTLKIEEVQAPATGTRKAKVLYDYDAADSSELSLLADEDTNPSLLSESPACTLLLFLTPGRLITVYTVPGMDSDWLIGERGNQKGKVPVTYLELLS from the exons ATGGATTTCAACGTGAAGAAGTTAGCCTCCGGTGCTGGAGTATTTTTCACCCGAGCTGTCCAG ttcaCAGAGGAGAAGTTTGGCCAGGCGGAGAAGACGGAGCTGGACGCTCACTTTGAGAACCTGCTGAGCCGCGCAGACTGCACCAAACTGTGGACTGAGAAGATCTACCGCCAGACGGAGGCCCTGCTGCAGCCCAACCCAA TTGATCATACTG GTGCCAGAATTGAAGAGTTTCTCTATGAAAAGTTGGACAGGAAGGTACCATCCAGAATTACCAATGGAGAGCTGCTGGGTCAATATATGCAGGATGCAGCAAAGGAGTTTGGTCCTGGAACTCCATATG GGAGTACTTTGATCGAGGTGGGGGAATGTGAGAGAAGATTAGGAGCAGCAGAGCGGGAGTTCCTCCAGACCTCAGCTATCAGCTTTCTCACCCCACTCAGGAATTTTCTGGAAGGAGACTGGAGGACCATTTCA AAAGAAAGACGTCTTCTGGAGAATCTTCGCTTGGATCTGGATGCCTGTAAAACCCGTCTGAAGAAGGCCAAGGTGGCTGAGGCCAAGGCTGGG TGCGATGGTGAA ATGGCACCAGATTTTCAGGAGACCAGACCCCGCAACTATGTGCTTTCTGCCAGTGCCTCTGCG CTCTGGAGTGAGGAAGTGGACAAA GCTGAACATGAGCTCCGGGTGGCTCAAACCGAGTTCGACCGCCAAGCAGAGGTCACCCGGCTGCTTTTGGAGGGCATCAGTAGTACACAT GTGAACCACTTGCGCTGCCTGCATGAGTTTGTGGAGGCCCAAGCCGCTTATCATAAGCAGTGTCATTTCCACATGCAAGAACTACAGAAAGAGCTGGGAAG GCTTCCCAATGCATTTGCACTGAACGCCACTCACACTATAGCCACCACGGGCTCTGCAACAGAAGGCCTCAGCAGCCCTGTGGAGACAGACACACTGAAGATTGAGGAAGTTCAGGCACCAGCTACAGGAACCCGCAAGGCCAAAGTCCTTTACGATTACGATGCTGCTGACTCCAGTGAGCTCTCACTTTTAGCTGATGAG GACACAAACCCCAGTCTGCTGAGTGAAAGCCCTGCATGCACTCTGTTGCTCTTTCTGACACCAGGGCGG CTCATTACAGTTTACACAGTGCCGGGAATGGACTCTGACTGGCTGattggagagagagggaaccaAAAAGGAAAAGTGCCTGTCACATACCTGGAGCTTCTCAGCtaa
- the LOC117735782 gene encoding endophilin-B2-like isoform X2, whose amino-acid sequence MDFNVKKLASGAGVFFTRAVQFTEEKFGQAEKTELDAHFENLLSRADCTKLWTEKIYRQTEALLQPNPIDHTGARIEEFLYEKLDRKVPSRITNGELLGQYMQDAAKEFGPGTPYGSTLIEVGECERRLGAAEREFLQTSAISFLTPLRNFLEGDWRTISKERRLLENLRLDLDACKTRLKKAKVAEAKAGMAPDFQETRPRNYVLSASASALWSEEVDKAEHELRVAQTEFDRQAEVTRLLLEGISSTHVNHLRCLHEFVEAQAAYHKQCHFHMQELQKELGRLPNAFALNATHTIATTGSATEGLSSPVETDTLKIEEVQAPATGTRKAKVLYDYDAADSSELSLLADEDTNPSLLSESPACTLLLFLTPGRLITVYTVPGMDSDWLIGERGNQKGKVPVTYLELLS is encoded by the exons ATGGATTTCAACGTGAAGAAGTTAGCCTCCGGTGCTGGAGTATTTTTCACCCGAGCTGTCCAG ttcaCAGAGGAGAAGTTTGGCCAGGCGGAGAAGACGGAGCTGGACGCTCACTTTGAGAACCTGCTGAGCCGCGCAGACTGCACCAAACTGTGGACTGAGAAGATCTACCGCCAGACGGAGGCCCTGCTGCAGCCCAACCCAA TTGATCATACTG GTGCCAGAATTGAAGAGTTTCTCTATGAAAAGTTGGACAGGAAGGTACCATCCAGAATTACCAATGGAGAGCTGCTGGGTCAATATATGCAGGATGCAGCAAAGGAGTTTGGTCCTGGAACTCCATATG GGAGTACTTTGATCGAGGTGGGGGAATGTGAGAGAAGATTAGGAGCAGCAGAGCGGGAGTTCCTCCAGACCTCAGCTATCAGCTTTCTCACCCCACTCAGGAATTTTCTGGAAGGAGACTGGAGGACCATTTCA AAAGAAAGACGTCTTCTGGAGAATCTTCGCTTGGATCTGGATGCCTGTAAAACCCGTCTGAAGAAGGCCAAGGTGGCTGAGGCCAAGGCTGGG ATGGCACCAGATTTTCAGGAGACCAGACCCCGCAACTATGTGCTTTCTGCCAGTGCCTCTGCG CTCTGGAGTGAGGAAGTGGACAAA GCTGAACATGAGCTCCGGGTGGCTCAAACCGAGTTCGACCGCCAAGCAGAGGTCACCCGGCTGCTTTTGGAGGGCATCAGTAGTACACAT GTGAACCACTTGCGCTGCCTGCATGAGTTTGTGGAGGCCCAAGCCGCTTATCATAAGCAGTGTCATTTCCACATGCAAGAACTACAGAAAGAGCTGGGAAG GCTTCCCAATGCATTTGCACTGAACGCCACTCACACTATAGCCACCACGGGCTCTGCAACAGAAGGCCTCAGCAGCCCTGTGGAGACAGACACACTGAAGATTGAGGAAGTTCAGGCACCAGCTACAGGAACCCGCAAGGCCAAAGTCCTTTACGATTACGATGCTGCTGACTCCAGTGAGCTCTCACTTTTAGCTGATGAG GACACAAACCCCAGTCTGCTGAGTGAAAGCCCTGCATGCACTCTGTTGCTCTTTCTGACACCAGGGCGG CTCATTACAGTTTACACAGTGCCGGGAATGGACTCTGACTGGCTGattggagagagagggaaccaAAAAGGAAAAGTGCCTGTCACATACCTGGAGCTTCTCAGCtaa
- the LOC117735782 gene encoding endophilin-B2-like isoform X9 — protein MDFNVKKLASGAGVFFTRAVQFTEEKFGQAEKTELDAHFENLLSRADCTKLWTEKIYRQTEALLQPNPSARIEEFLYEKLDRKVPSRITNGELLGQYMQDAAKEFGPGTPYGSTLIEVGECERRLGAAEREFLQTSAISFLTPLRNFLEGDWRTISKERRLLENLRLDLDACKTRLKKAKVAEAKAGCDGEMAPDFQETRPRNYVLSASASALWSEEVDKAEHELRVAQTEFDRQAEVTRLLLEGISSTHVNHLRCLHEFVEAQAAYHKQCHFHMQELQKELGRLPNAFALNATHTIATTGSATEGLSSPVETDTLKIEEVQAPATGTRKAKVLYDYDAADSSELSLLADELITVYTVPGMDSDWLIGERGNQKGKVPVTYLELLS, from the exons ATGGATTTCAACGTGAAGAAGTTAGCCTCCGGTGCTGGAGTATTTTTCACCCGAGCTGTCCAG ttcaCAGAGGAGAAGTTTGGCCAGGCGGAGAAGACGGAGCTGGACGCTCACTTTGAGAACCTGCTGAGCCGCGCAGACTGCACCAAACTGTGGACTGAGAAGATCTACCGCCAGACGGAGGCCCTGCTGCAGCCCAACCCAA GTGCCAGAATTGAAGAGTTTCTCTATGAAAAGTTGGACAGGAAGGTACCATCCAGAATTACCAATGGAGAGCTGCTGGGTCAATATATGCAGGATGCAGCAAAGGAGTTTGGTCCTGGAACTCCATATG GGAGTACTTTGATCGAGGTGGGGGAATGTGAGAGAAGATTAGGAGCAGCAGAGCGGGAGTTCCTCCAGACCTCAGCTATCAGCTTTCTCACCCCACTCAGGAATTTTCTGGAAGGAGACTGGAGGACCATTTCA AAAGAAAGACGTCTTCTGGAGAATCTTCGCTTGGATCTGGATGCCTGTAAAACCCGTCTGAAGAAGGCCAAGGTGGCTGAGGCCAAGGCTGGG TGCGATGGTGAA ATGGCACCAGATTTTCAGGAGACCAGACCCCGCAACTATGTGCTTTCTGCCAGTGCCTCTGCG CTCTGGAGTGAGGAAGTGGACAAA GCTGAACATGAGCTCCGGGTGGCTCAAACCGAGTTCGACCGCCAAGCAGAGGTCACCCGGCTGCTTTTGGAGGGCATCAGTAGTACACAT GTGAACCACTTGCGCTGCCTGCATGAGTTTGTGGAGGCCCAAGCCGCTTATCATAAGCAGTGTCATTTCCACATGCAAGAACTACAGAAAGAGCTGGGAAG GCTTCCCAATGCATTTGCACTGAACGCCACTCACACTATAGCCACCACGGGCTCTGCAACAGAAGGCCTCAGCAGCCCTGTGGAGACAGACACACTGAAGATTGAGGAAGTTCAGGCACCAGCTACAGGAACCCGCAAGGCCAAAGTCCTTTACGATTACGATGCTGCTGACTCCAGTGAGCTCTCACTTTTAGCTGATGAG CTCATTACAGTTTACACAGTGCCGGGAATGGACTCTGACTGGCTGattggagagagagggaaccaAAAAGGAAAAGTGCCTGTCACATACCTGGAGCTTCTCAGCtaa
- the LOC117735782 gene encoding endophilin-B2-like isoform X5 — translation MDFNVKKLASGAGVFFTRAVQFTEEKFGQAEKTELDAHFENLLSRADCTKLWTEKIYRQTEALLQPNPIDHTGARIEEFLYEKLDRKVPSRITNGELLGQYMQDAAKEFGPGTPYGSTLIEVGECERRLGAAEREFLQTSAISFLTPLRNFLEGDWRTISKERRLLENLRLDLDACKTRLKKAKVAEAKAGCDGEMAPDFQETRPRNYVLSASASAAEHELRVAQTEFDRQAEVTRLLLEGISSTHVNHLRCLHEFVEAQAAYHKQCHFHMQELQKELGRLPNAFALNATHTIATTGSATEGLSSPVETDTLKIEEVQAPATGTRKAKVLYDYDAADSSELSLLADEDTNPSLLSESPACTLLLFLTPGRLITVYTVPGMDSDWLIGERGNQKGKVPVTYLELLS, via the exons ATGGATTTCAACGTGAAGAAGTTAGCCTCCGGTGCTGGAGTATTTTTCACCCGAGCTGTCCAG ttcaCAGAGGAGAAGTTTGGCCAGGCGGAGAAGACGGAGCTGGACGCTCACTTTGAGAACCTGCTGAGCCGCGCAGACTGCACCAAACTGTGGACTGAGAAGATCTACCGCCAGACGGAGGCCCTGCTGCAGCCCAACCCAA TTGATCATACTG GTGCCAGAATTGAAGAGTTTCTCTATGAAAAGTTGGACAGGAAGGTACCATCCAGAATTACCAATGGAGAGCTGCTGGGTCAATATATGCAGGATGCAGCAAAGGAGTTTGGTCCTGGAACTCCATATG GGAGTACTTTGATCGAGGTGGGGGAATGTGAGAGAAGATTAGGAGCAGCAGAGCGGGAGTTCCTCCAGACCTCAGCTATCAGCTTTCTCACCCCACTCAGGAATTTTCTGGAAGGAGACTGGAGGACCATTTCA AAAGAAAGACGTCTTCTGGAGAATCTTCGCTTGGATCTGGATGCCTGTAAAACCCGTCTGAAGAAGGCCAAGGTGGCTGAGGCCAAGGCTGGG TGCGATGGTGAA ATGGCACCAGATTTTCAGGAGACCAGACCCCGCAACTATGTGCTTTCTGCCAGTGCCTCTGCG GCTGAACATGAGCTCCGGGTGGCTCAAACCGAGTTCGACCGCCAAGCAGAGGTCACCCGGCTGCTTTTGGAGGGCATCAGTAGTACACAT GTGAACCACTTGCGCTGCCTGCATGAGTTTGTGGAGGCCCAAGCCGCTTATCATAAGCAGTGTCATTTCCACATGCAAGAACTACAGAAAGAGCTGGGAAG GCTTCCCAATGCATTTGCACTGAACGCCACTCACACTATAGCCACCACGGGCTCTGCAACAGAAGGCCTCAGCAGCCCTGTGGAGACAGACACACTGAAGATTGAGGAAGTTCAGGCACCAGCTACAGGAACCCGCAAGGCCAAAGTCCTTTACGATTACGATGCTGCTGACTCCAGTGAGCTCTCACTTTTAGCTGATGAG GACACAAACCCCAGTCTGCTGAGTGAAAGCCCTGCATGCACTCTGTTGCTCTTTCTGACACCAGGGCGG CTCATTACAGTTTACACAGTGCCGGGAATGGACTCTGACTGGCTGattggagagagagggaaccaAAAAGGAAAAGTGCCTGTCACATACCTGGAGCTTCTCAGCtaa
- the LOC117735782 gene encoding endophilin-B2-like isoform X8: MDFNVKKLASGAGVFFTRAVQFTEEKFGQAEKTELDAHFENLLSRADCTKLWTEKIYRQTEALLQPNPIDHTGARIEEFLYEKLDRKVPSRITNGELLGQYMQDAAKEFGPGTPYGSTLIEVGECERRLGAAEREFLQTSAISFLTPLRNFLEGDWRTISKERRLLENLRLDLDACKTRLKKAKVAEAKAGCDGEMAPDFQETRPRNYVLSASASALWSEEVDKAEHELRVAQTEFDRQAEVTRLLLEGISSTHVNHLRCLHEFVEAQAAYHKQCHFHMQELQKELGRLPNAFALNATHTIATTGSATEGLSSPVETDTLKIEEVQAPATGTRKAKVLYDYDAADSSELSLLADELITVYTVPGMDSDWLIGERGNQKGKVPVTYLELLS; this comes from the exons ATGGATTTCAACGTGAAGAAGTTAGCCTCCGGTGCTGGAGTATTTTTCACCCGAGCTGTCCAG ttcaCAGAGGAGAAGTTTGGCCAGGCGGAGAAGACGGAGCTGGACGCTCACTTTGAGAACCTGCTGAGCCGCGCAGACTGCACCAAACTGTGGACTGAGAAGATCTACCGCCAGACGGAGGCCCTGCTGCAGCCCAACCCAA TTGATCATACTG GTGCCAGAATTGAAGAGTTTCTCTATGAAAAGTTGGACAGGAAGGTACCATCCAGAATTACCAATGGAGAGCTGCTGGGTCAATATATGCAGGATGCAGCAAAGGAGTTTGGTCCTGGAACTCCATATG GGAGTACTTTGATCGAGGTGGGGGAATGTGAGAGAAGATTAGGAGCAGCAGAGCGGGAGTTCCTCCAGACCTCAGCTATCAGCTTTCTCACCCCACTCAGGAATTTTCTGGAAGGAGACTGGAGGACCATTTCA AAAGAAAGACGTCTTCTGGAGAATCTTCGCTTGGATCTGGATGCCTGTAAAACCCGTCTGAAGAAGGCCAAGGTGGCTGAGGCCAAGGCTGGG TGCGATGGTGAA ATGGCACCAGATTTTCAGGAGACCAGACCCCGCAACTATGTGCTTTCTGCCAGTGCCTCTGCG CTCTGGAGTGAGGAAGTGGACAAA GCTGAACATGAGCTCCGGGTGGCTCAAACCGAGTTCGACCGCCAAGCAGAGGTCACCCGGCTGCTTTTGGAGGGCATCAGTAGTACACAT GTGAACCACTTGCGCTGCCTGCATGAGTTTGTGGAGGCCCAAGCCGCTTATCATAAGCAGTGTCATTTCCACATGCAAGAACTACAGAAAGAGCTGGGAAG GCTTCCCAATGCATTTGCACTGAACGCCACTCACACTATAGCCACCACGGGCTCTGCAACAGAAGGCCTCAGCAGCCCTGTGGAGACAGACACACTGAAGATTGAGGAAGTTCAGGCACCAGCTACAGGAACCCGCAAGGCCAAAGTCCTTTACGATTACGATGCTGCTGACTCCAGTGAGCTCTCACTTTTAGCTGATGAG CTCATTACAGTTTACACAGTGCCGGGAATGGACTCTGACTGGCTGattggagagagagggaaccaAAAAGGAAAAGTGCCTGTCACATACCTGGAGCTTCTCAGCtaa
- the LOC117735782 gene encoding endophilin-B2-like isoform X3 produces the protein MDFNVKKLASGAGVFFTRAVQFTEEKFGQAEKTELDAHFENLLSRADCTKLWTEKIYRQTEALLQPNPSARIEEFLYEKLDRKVPSRITNGELLGQYMQDAAKEFGPGTPYGSTLIEVGECERRLGAAEREFLQTSAISFLTPLRNFLEGDWRTISKERRLLENLRLDLDACKTRLKKAKVAEAKAGCDGEMAPDFQETRPRNYVLSASASALWSEEVDKAEHELRVAQTEFDRQAEVTRLLLEGISSTHVNHLRCLHEFVEAQAAYHKQCHFHMQELQKELGRLPNAFALNATHTIATTGSATEGLSSPVETDTLKIEEVQAPATGTRKAKVLYDYDAADSSELSLLADEDTNPSLLSESPACTLLLFLTPGRLITVYTVPGMDSDWLIGERGNQKGKVPVTYLELLS, from the exons ATGGATTTCAACGTGAAGAAGTTAGCCTCCGGTGCTGGAGTATTTTTCACCCGAGCTGTCCAG ttcaCAGAGGAGAAGTTTGGCCAGGCGGAGAAGACGGAGCTGGACGCTCACTTTGAGAACCTGCTGAGCCGCGCAGACTGCACCAAACTGTGGACTGAGAAGATCTACCGCCAGACGGAGGCCCTGCTGCAGCCCAACCCAA GTGCCAGAATTGAAGAGTTTCTCTATGAAAAGTTGGACAGGAAGGTACCATCCAGAATTACCAATGGAGAGCTGCTGGGTCAATATATGCAGGATGCAGCAAAGGAGTTTGGTCCTGGAACTCCATATG GGAGTACTTTGATCGAGGTGGGGGAATGTGAGAGAAGATTAGGAGCAGCAGAGCGGGAGTTCCTCCAGACCTCAGCTATCAGCTTTCTCACCCCACTCAGGAATTTTCTGGAAGGAGACTGGAGGACCATTTCA AAAGAAAGACGTCTTCTGGAGAATCTTCGCTTGGATCTGGATGCCTGTAAAACCCGTCTGAAGAAGGCCAAGGTGGCTGAGGCCAAGGCTGGG TGCGATGGTGAA ATGGCACCAGATTTTCAGGAGACCAGACCCCGCAACTATGTGCTTTCTGCCAGTGCCTCTGCG CTCTGGAGTGAGGAAGTGGACAAA GCTGAACATGAGCTCCGGGTGGCTCAAACCGAGTTCGACCGCCAAGCAGAGGTCACCCGGCTGCTTTTGGAGGGCATCAGTAGTACACAT GTGAACCACTTGCGCTGCCTGCATGAGTTTGTGGAGGCCCAAGCCGCTTATCATAAGCAGTGTCATTTCCACATGCAAGAACTACAGAAAGAGCTGGGAAG GCTTCCCAATGCATTTGCACTGAACGCCACTCACACTATAGCCACCACGGGCTCTGCAACAGAAGGCCTCAGCAGCCCTGTGGAGACAGACACACTGAAGATTGAGGAAGTTCAGGCACCAGCTACAGGAACCCGCAAGGCCAAAGTCCTTTACGATTACGATGCTGCTGACTCCAGTGAGCTCTCACTTTTAGCTGATGAG GACACAAACCCCAGTCTGCTGAGTGAAAGCCCTGCATGCACTCTGTTGCTCTTTCTGACACCAGGGCGG CTCATTACAGTTTACACAGTGCCGGGAATGGACTCTGACTGGCTGattggagagagagggaaccaAAAAGGAAAAGTGCCTGTCACATACCTGGAGCTTCTCAGCtaa
- the LOC117735782 gene encoding endophilin-B2-like isoform X7, producing the protein MDFNVKKLASGAGVFFTRAVQFTEEKFGQAEKTELDAHFENLLSRADCTKLWTEKIYRQTEALLQPNPIDHTGARIEEFLYEKLDRKVPSRITNGELLGQYMQDAAKEFGPGTPYGSTLIEVGECERRLGAAEREFLQTSAISFLTPLRNFLEGDWRTISKERRLLENLRLDLDACKTRLKKAKVAEAKAGCDGEMAPDFQETRPRNYVLSASASALWSEEVDKAEHELRVAQTEFDRQAEVTRLLLEGISSTHVNHLRCLHEFVEAQAAYHKQCHFHMQELQKELGRLPNAFALNATHTIATTGSATEGLSSPVETDTLKIEEVQAPATGTRKAKVLYDYDAADSSELSLLADEDTNPSLLSESPACTLLLFLTPGRVRGSHYSLHSAGNGL; encoded by the exons ATGGATTTCAACGTGAAGAAGTTAGCCTCCGGTGCTGGAGTATTTTTCACCCGAGCTGTCCAG ttcaCAGAGGAGAAGTTTGGCCAGGCGGAGAAGACGGAGCTGGACGCTCACTTTGAGAACCTGCTGAGCCGCGCAGACTGCACCAAACTGTGGACTGAGAAGATCTACCGCCAGACGGAGGCCCTGCTGCAGCCCAACCCAA TTGATCATACTG GTGCCAGAATTGAAGAGTTTCTCTATGAAAAGTTGGACAGGAAGGTACCATCCAGAATTACCAATGGAGAGCTGCTGGGTCAATATATGCAGGATGCAGCAAAGGAGTTTGGTCCTGGAACTCCATATG GGAGTACTTTGATCGAGGTGGGGGAATGTGAGAGAAGATTAGGAGCAGCAGAGCGGGAGTTCCTCCAGACCTCAGCTATCAGCTTTCTCACCCCACTCAGGAATTTTCTGGAAGGAGACTGGAGGACCATTTCA AAAGAAAGACGTCTTCTGGAGAATCTTCGCTTGGATCTGGATGCCTGTAAAACCCGTCTGAAGAAGGCCAAGGTGGCTGAGGCCAAGGCTGGG TGCGATGGTGAA ATGGCACCAGATTTTCAGGAGACCAGACCCCGCAACTATGTGCTTTCTGCCAGTGCCTCTGCG CTCTGGAGTGAGGAAGTGGACAAA GCTGAACATGAGCTCCGGGTGGCTCAAACCGAGTTCGACCGCCAAGCAGAGGTCACCCGGCTGCTTTTGGAGGGCATCAGTAGTACACAT GTGAACCACTTGCGCTGCCTGCATGAGTTTGTGGAGGCCCAAGCCGCTTATCATAAGCAGTGTCATTTCCACATGCAAGAACTACAGAAAGAGCTGGGAAG GCTTCCCAATGCATTTGCACTGAACGCCACTCACACTATAGCCACCACGGGCTCTGCAACAGAAGGCCTCAGCAGCCCTGTGGAGACAGACACACTGAAGATTGAGGAAGTTCAGGCACCAGCTACAGGAACCCGCAAGGCCAAAGTCCTTTACGATTACGATGCTGCTGACTCCAGTGAGCTCTCACTTTTAGCTGATGAG GACACAAACCCCAGTCTGCTGAGTGAAAGCCCTGCATGCACTCTGTTGCTCTTTCTGACACCAGGGCGGGTGAGGGGGT CTCATTACAGTTTACACAGTGCCGGGAATGGACTCTGA